TAACTTGTTGCTGCAGTCTTCACAATGTCGTTAGGATTTTTAAAACAAATAAGTGTTAGGCCTAAAACTTGATTGCGTTTGTGTATCTCCTTTGCAAAATTGATCAGCTGGAACATAGCAGGAGTTGAAATGTAAGTACAGATTTGGAAGATATTTGATTGGTTTTATGATTACTAATTTGAATATTATAGAAAAATATATAGGGGTAATTTGCATTATCTAACCTAACGAAGATCATAATTtaagttacctcccctacagagtTAAAATTAGTGAAGCCTCCCCTCGTTGCATATTCCGTCCAAAATCAGTTAGCCGAGTTGTCAGCTTTATATATGTGGACCTAAATATACATGTGGAGTTTCTCTACCCGAAAATACCCTCATCTTCTACATGAGACTAACAGTTATAAAGGTCTAAAAATGTCATCGTCGTTTCCTATGTTGCCTTCAACGACAGAGGATGAAGAACACTAGGTCAGTTGTATTACTTTTTCAAAAATTCAAATGAGTTTGCAATATAAGATTTTTGCAGTACGAATCCATACTCAGATTCGAAAATGGTTAAAAAATCGAAGAAAATTGAAATCTTCTCACGAATAACCTCAGTTTTTGTGAGAGTTTTTTCATAAAATTTTTTCTCTGGAACAACCAAATCCGAGTAATTAATACCGAAATtggaaaaagtaaaaagaaaaattaacatTTTAATCTATTTTGCAGGTGAAATCATCTTTAATTTGATCTTTTCTTCATGAACAGTAGGCACGAGTTGCATTGTACTTAATCAAGGATCTCAATTTATTTCTTAACTGCAATTGCTAAAACTTCACTCCTCAAACCACCACAGATTCAACCACCAACCAATTCCCCATCTACTGCAGATGAAATCCAACTACATTCATATCACCAGAGATTCCAACACCAACCCATCCGTAATACCTGTAACAACCCTAACTTGATTCATACCACCAGGTCAAGAATCTGTATTTGGTTGTTGTGAATAGATCGAAACAACAGCGATCCTTCAATTCCTTTGCAGTTTCAGTTCAAGACAATTCCCTACCAGAATCCTAATCATCCATTAATTGCAAATTGACATCAAACCCAACTTGTAATTCTCTACTAGAACCTTTAATCATTCGATATCCCTCTCAAATCATCGATGAAAATGTCTTCTCTCGGCTAAAATCTCCATTAGTTCCTCCTTTAGCATCAAGACTCAATGGTAGAAACTTTGAATTCTTCCCAGTTCTTCGATCTGATTTCTCTTTCTCAATTTCAACAACTATATAAAAACAAGCAGTAGCATCAGTTCGTTTACCCTCTTTTCTCGACACTAAACCCTTACCAAACTCCTAATCGCCCATCGGTGGCTGCTGCTGATGGTTTGCGGACTCTTTTTTTTCTGTTCATAAATAAAGAAGAGTCGGAGATTCAGAAGATAGGGTATTTTCGGGCAGAGAAGCTCCACGTATATATTTAGGTCCACCTGTACAAAGCTGGTGACTCAGATAACTGGCCTTGGACAGAATATGTAGCGGTGGGAGGTTTCACTAATTTTATCTCTGtatgggaggtaactcaaattatgatctttacCAAggaaggtaacgcaaattaccccaaaATTATATTCCCACTCCATAAATTTGAGTTAGATTATTGATTTTGGATTCCATAGTCTTCTAATTTTGAAGTTAAAATTATTTTTGTTGGATTCATACCTCTAAAACAAATTATACATGCATGTATGTTATTCCGAATTATTACCGTACGAAGAAGCAAATTCAAATTCTGACTTGCTGACTAGGCATGAGAGTAAAGATGTCGACGAAGGAAAAGACATAATTTCTGGCAAACAGTGGAGACTGAAATACCCTCAGTTCAATTCCCATGCGCAGGAGAAATAGGAACACTTGGTTTCTTTTTGggggtaatttgcattacctcccttGTAAAGATTGATAATTTGCATTACCTtccctacaaaaataaaattagcaaaacctcctctcgtcaatAATCCCGTTCTATTCCAAGTTAGCTGACTCAACACTAACTTACACGTGGTTTTTGGTAGggaaggtaatgcaaattaccaatctttacaggggaggtaacgcaaattacccaaaaaaaaaatcacgtaTAAATTAGTGCTGAGTCAGCTAACTTGGAATAGACGGAATTATTGACGAGAggagattttgataattttagtTCTATAGAGAAAATAATGTAAATTACCAATATTTACGGGAAGGTAACGCAAATTATCCCATCTTTTTTGGGACAAGACAACTCTTCATTTCATTCTCACCTTTTCTACTGACTTATTTTTCATTATTCCAAAAACTTTTCTCTTCAACCATCATATATATAAAGCACATTTCACAAAAAGTCATTCAAACAATCAAAATCCTACACTCCACTGTTAAAAAATTGCATATGCTTTCtaaaatccaaaaataaaaagtttaTGGTTAAAAACATCCCATGTTTGGAATCTAACGGGACCAACTTTAGGAAGATATTTCTCAAGTCTCATTCAACTTTTTCTCGACATTATCTTAACTTATCGTGGTTAAAAACATAATCCAGTTCAATACGTTGAATACAGTCATTTATTgtatataacttttttttttacatttttgtttaGTAAAGAATATGTTGTTGACGAATTTCAAACCACGTCAGTGGACTCATAGTAAGGGTTATTCGAATGTATTAAGGGTTCCCATAGTAATTTGATTGCTGgctatcaaaacaaaacaaaaaatgataTATTTAGACTAGCTAAATTGGTCCGAGTCTAGTCAATTTCCTTTATCCTAATTAAGCACATTATAACCAGAGCCTAAAGAATCGCTCTGCTTTGGTTGGACCACATTTGTCTTCTCCCATGCATGCAAACACTGGCCATCCAGCTTAGTTTCTTCTCCCCCATTCTCTTCATCAACTTTTTTTCTCCTTCTGCAACTAGCTAGATCTCATAATTTGATTGAGATATGGGTGTAGAACAATTTGTAGAAATTGTAGCAGCAATATTTATACCACCAGTTGGTGTCCTCATCCGTTATGGCTGTGAAGTAATTACTCAAAACCTCTTATTTTTCCTTGTTTCTTAACTCATTTCTAAGGAGATGCAATTTCCATTTCCATGCTTAGAgattgatgtgtgtgtgtgtttgtttGATTCTTGGCAGGAGGAATTCTGGATATGTTTGTTGTTGACGTTACTAGGATACTTTCCTGGAATTATATATGCAGTTTATGTATTGGTGAAGTAGCAGTTTATGTTGTTTTTAATGTTGTTGTAGTGCTACTAAGTTTTTTGACTAGATCTATAAATATGAATGTATTTATCTTTGATCATTACTAGTTACGTACGGTTTAATCATTTTGTGAGATTCCTGGTTTTTTTTCATGAACAAGAACAAATCTTAAAAACCTCTAGGATTGTGGAATTAGGAAATGGAAAAGGTTCACATATAGTGGGACTGGAGTCTCATTTTCAGAGATGTGCATTGTTTTATCTCAGGCTGCTGTCGTGGCCGAAAGACCGCATTCGCAAGTTCAGTCCGGAAATTCTTTTTCTAATTCTTTgtaattttcacttttttttttgtttctaacCGTGGTAGATCTTATATACAATCTCATTTTCGTTTAGAAACCTTCTCccctgatcaaaaaaaaaaaagaaagaagtgaTTGCCTTTTTCTATTCAAACAAAGCTAAAAGAGTATTtccgatcaaaaaaaaacaaacaaagccAAAGAGTAATCCCCTAATATTGATGGAAATTGTAATAAGTATGCCGCTGATACTTTGGCTAGAGCTGCAGGCAGGTTTAACTTGTAAGGGCCAGGGACGGGCCTAGCAGGAGAATAAAGGAGGCTATAGTCCGTCCCTAATTTTTGGGTAAAAAAAATTTAGTGTAGAAAATTAGGTTAAATTTTATGTTTAGCCCACATATTAGTTGCATTTAGCTAATTGTATGTCATATTTAGCTCATACTATGAGGTTATCAAAATTTAAATCATGTTTAAAATAAATAATCTTCTTCCACTCATTACCTTTCTAGTCCTACTTTCTTCTCTTTTGGTAGGCACTTTGTTTTTCTGTTATTTGTGTTTGTTTTAACTTTTATTTCCCTAGTTATTTAGATTGTACAGATGAATCACTATTTGGCCACTAATTATGTGATGTATTCCAAAAAAAATTTGCCGCGACCTTCGACCGCATTATTGACTGTTACAATCCAGCCCTACCCAAGGAAAAATCCTGGGTCCGTCCATGGTAAGGGCAATAGTTGGTTTAATctacctagttttttttttttgtgaataagaCAATTAAGACCCAAAAGGAGCTTACATTATAATAAAAGTAGAGCTATCTAATATCGATCTTTGTGGAGATCTCTTGAttaaggtagtcaatatcggttgtacaggacgatcttacaggtttttatcgggtATCGGAAAATACATATACGATATCGAAAATATCAGCGATACAAAGATGTAACGATAAAAACGTTCGTACAggccgatatatcggttttaACTATATACCGATAATATCGCTTCCAATATCATGTTTGGTTAAAATGAAACCTATGAAGGGAAAATTAGGCATTCTAGTATCATTTTTGGTAAAGATAAATTCTATAAAGGAACAACTAGGCACCATCAAGTATAATCAATTATCAAAATCACCACCAAATAAAGTGGATAAGTTTTTCGAAcaacatgcatctagtctttacaTACAAGTACAACATCAATTAGAGAATGTAAAAACCCTAATATATTTAAGATATAGAATCAATAACTATACGTAGGATATAAGATGGACACCATATATACTCGAGGAGGAATTtgaatggatttgggttttgctgTGGACGACGGAAGATAGTGGAGAATTTGAGCTGTTGTTATTGACTACGTAGTTGCATTTGTGATTGTTTTGATTATAAAGCAAGGATAATAAGAAAGATTTTACCGGCAAAATTGGACAACAGTCACAACGCGTAAGATTTTGCCACCTTATGATTTAGAAATTTGAGATACCTATATGGTTCTTATTATTtttctaagagcaactgcaatggacgagtaaacccaaatatttggtccagtGGGCTGGCGCAGTGGGATGgactatcgatcaaaatttgatcaaagagtaaaaaccagaccaaatttggtcggcgaccaagaccaaaccaaaaTATAGTCAGGCGTTTATATAATCTCCGCCTACACCACGGACGTTGATATAGTCTACGCCACTCATCAGGCACTCGTATAGTTAACGCCCAACGAACAGGCGTTGGTAAAATGTACGCCTGGATGAGGCGTTGGTTAAATGTACGCCCCGtcgggcgtacgtaaagttaacgcggGCAACAGGCGTTTATATTCTTAACGCCTGAAGAGAGGCGTTTATATAGTCAACGCCTAAAGTTTTAAAACTTTAGGAAATTTgtttggggcgttgtctttatcaacgccccatttttttttttttttttgaacccgggcgaacgtataatctccgtcccacacaggcgttgctatagttcacgccccataccaggcgttatctttatcaacgccccataccaggcgttatctttatcaacgtcccatgccaggcgtaatctttatctacgctggacgatgaagcggactttatatcaacgcgcgaccaaatttactcgtcacccgctacgccacaggatggactaaacccaaatttggtctttttttttagtctttggtctttagttatactcgcaccattgtggacgctctaaggtcTTATACATATTTGAAATTCTATTTTTAGtgatgtatcaccgataaaaaccagtaatatcttttgtataggtgtatatgACCCGGCCGATACGAgaccgatacacgatattaactaccttgctcTTGATATTAGATTTATTTACTGATAGATGATTTTGGATACAGGAAGGGAATAATTTCTCTTTTTACCATTGAATTCAAGTTTCTTATGAAATTGCGCTAAAATATGCGCTATC
This portion of the Papaver somniferum cultivar HN1 chromosome 11, ASM357369v1, whole genome shotgun sequence genome encodes:
- the LOC113323502 gene encoding low temperature-induced protein lt101.2-like; the protein is MGVEQFVEIVAAIFIPPVGVLIRYGCEEEFWICLLLTLLGYFPGIIYAVYVLVK